The Gemmatimonadota bacterium nucleotide sequence AGCGAAAGCGGCGTCGCATCGATCTCTACCGAGCATCCCGCGGGGGAGACGTGACTTACCACGGACCGGGGCAGCTCGTCGCCTACCCCATTCTCGACCTCAAGCCCGACCGCAAGGACCTGCACCGCTACCTCAGGGACCTGGAGGAGGCGCTGGTGCGCACGGCGGCCGCGTTCGGCGTGAACGCCCACGTCCGTCCCGGGCTGACGGGGGTCTGGACCGGGCGAGGGAAGCTCGCGGCCATCGGGGTGCGGGTTTCCTCGGGATGGATCACCTCGCACGGCGTCGCCCTCAACGTGTCGACCGACGCCTCCTACTTCGGCGCCATCATCCCTTGCGGGATCCCCGACGCCGTAGCGGTTTCGCTCGAGACGGAGCTAGGTCGCGAGGTCACCATGGAGAGCGTCCAGATCGCGTTCGCCGAGGAATTCGCGGCGGTCTTCGGTCGCCGACTTCGGTGGACGTAATCCCGGTACGGGTCGCGCAGTCTGTTGCGCGTGGCCGGAAGATTTGTCGACTATCGGTCATAGGAGAAACGTCTTTCGGGAGGGAGGAACTCTCGGTAGTCCAGGAAATTACCTTTCTCCCGCTCTCCATCGAGCCACTCGGGAAAGCCGGACTCGCACAGGCCTCCGGAAGAGCTCTGCTCGGCTGCGGCGCGGGTCGCGATCAGGTCGGCGTAGGTGTTCTCCGGATGCCCGTCGTGACCGCGTACCCACTGTACGCCGACGCGGCGCAGCGTCAGGATACTGTCGAGCTCGCGCCAGAGATCCAGGTTTTCGATAGGCCCTTTCTTGCGCCTCCAGCCCCGCCTTTTCCAGCCGGGCAACCAATCCTTCACTCCCTTGGCCAGATAGACGCTGTCGGTGATCAGGAGGGCGGGACGCGACCCACGCAGCGGACCCAGAGTCTCGATAGCCGACCGGAGCGCCATGCGGTTGTTGGTGGTATCGGGTTCCGAAATCCAGAGATCCCGTCGCTTCCACTCACCGTCGTGCCACGCCTCGACGAGTCCACCCGCGCCGCCCGGACGCGCTCGGTCCCTGAACTGGTTCCCCAGGCAGGATTCGTCGACGTGGATGTACACGGGCGATCCCGCCAAATGTCGCCTCCTTTGTCGAAGTCACTCATGGGCTTTGTCGAAGTCGCAACGGGGTGGAAGTTAGACCGACTTCCGCCGAACGGGCAAGCGAGGGCGCACCGGAACGCGAGGTTCCGGAGTCCGCGCTCGAAGTTAGCGCGCGATGCCCACCGAATTCCGGCCATATGGCGGCCGGCTCCGCGCGGCGCTAGATTGCCTAACCCCGCTCCCGAAGCCAGGTGGCGCCGTTCCGCCCTCTCTCCCACTCCCAACCCACGCCACCCGATGCCCGTCAGGAGCGACCGCTGGATTCGCCGGATGTGCGAAGAGACGAGGATGATCGAGCCCTTCGTTCCCCATCAGGTGCGCGAAGGTCAGATCTCGTACGGCCTGTCCTCCTTCGGATACGACGTTCGCGTGGCCTGCGAGTACAAGGTCTTCACCAACGTGCACAGCCACGTGGTCGATCCGAAGGACTTCAATCAGGGATCGTTCGTGGACCTGGAAGGAGACCATTGCACCATCCCCCCCAACTCCTTCGCGCTGGCCCGAACAGAGGAGTACTTCCGCATCCCGCGCGACGTTCTCGTGATCTGCGTGGGAAAGTCCACCTACGCCCGCTGCGGTCTGATAGTGAACGTGACGCCGCTGGAACCCACGTGGGAAGGGCACCTCACGCTGGAGATCTCCAACACCACGCCCCTGCCCGCGAAGATTTACGGTGGCGAAGGGATCGCGCAGCTAGTATTCTTCGCAGGCGATGAAGAACCGGAGGTCGCCTATTCCGACCGACAAGGCAAGTATCAGAAACAGCGCGGCGTGACCCTGCCCAGGATGTAGGAGGAAAATCTGATCAGAGCGGATATCGTCGACGAGGTCAAGCGCCTGATGGGACCGGTGCTTTCCCGCAGGGAGAGCTCCGAGATCGTCCAGGCCTGTCTCTTTTCGATCAAGCGGGCGCTCGCCTCCGGAGAACGGGTCGAGCTCAGGGGGTTCGGCGTGTTCGAGGTGGTGGATCGACAGCCGCGAACGGGGCGCAACCCGAATACCGGAGAGAAGGTGCCGGTGCCCGCCACGAAGGTCGTCCGGTTCAGGCCTTCGAAGGACATGCGCGCCCTCGTCAAGGAGCTCGCGTCCGAGGAACAGTGACGGCGACTCGGACAGACCGGTCCGGATCGGCCTAACGAAAAGCGGGCCTCGGCGGTCTGGATATCAGTGAAAGACCTTCCAAGGCCGGGAGTCGATCCGACCGACGACGATCTCGTCCGAGAGAGCCGCGCAGGAAACGGATCGGCGTTCGGACTGCTGGTGGAGAGACACCATGGCGCCGCCTTCTCGCTCGCCGTATCCATCCTTCGCGACCATCACCGGGCCGAGGACGCCGTCCAGGACGCCTTCGTCAGGGCCTGGAGAGCGATTTCCAGATTTCGAGGCAGCTCTACCTTTCGCACCTGGCTCCTCGTCATCGTGGCCAACACCGCCCGGGCGGAACTGGGCAAGGTCAAAGCGAAACGGGAGATCGCGATGGACGTCATCGAATCGACGCCGAGCTCCGAACCCGACCCGGAACGGCAGGCCGTGGTGAGTAGCGAAGCGGCGAAGGCCAGGACCTTCCTCGCCGCCCTTCCCGAAAAACAAAGAATCGCGGTGACTCTTCGCGTCGAGACCGGACTTAGCTTCCGTGAGATCGGAAAGATCGCGGGCTCGAGCGAGGGGTCGGCCCGCGTGAACTACTTCTACGGCATTCGCAAGCTTCGTGAAGCCATGGCGGAGAGTTAGCGGCCCGTGGACAAAGCCTCCCATTCGCCTCAGGATGCCAAGTGAACATAGGAAAGCTCGTCGGAAAGGAGGGAAATCCATGAATACGAGCCTCGAAACCCGTGCGTCATGCGAGAGCGTTCGCCTTCTGATCCCCGACGCGGTGGCGGGACGCGGAAGCGACGATCTCGTGGTCGCCCACGTCGGGGGATGCGCGGACTGCCGTGCCGAGATGGAGCTCGTGGAACACCTCTGGCGAAGCCGCCCGCCGGCCCCCAAGGAACTCGCCGACTCCACGAGAGCCGTGCTCGCCGACCTGATGTCGACGGGGGAAGCCGGAAGCGAGGCCGACTCCCGCGTCATCCGTCGGCCGGTCGCCACCCGCCTGTGCCGCAGCGGGCGATCGAGCGGTCGTCCAGGCCGCAGGTTGTCCGCGACGTCGTGGAAAGCGGCCGCAGCGATCGCCGCGCTCGCGCTCGGCATCGGCTACCTCGGCAACGTTCTCGACGCCGGAGAGCTGCCGTCCTACGCCTTCGAGCTTCCCGACGAGCTCTCCATCTGGATGGCGGCGGACGGGATGATAGCGGGCGAACCCGCGTTCGTTTCCCTCTCCGAGGAGGATATCGAAGTGATCATCGAAGAGCTCGACATCCTGCTTGACGGGGAGGGTGAGTGACCAGGGCGAGGCTGGTTCCGGTCCCGGTCGCCGCCAGGCTGGCTCTTCTACTGCTCCTCCCGGCTCTCGGTCTGCCGGCCGAGGTCGAGGCGCAACGCCGGCCGACGCGAGGCGGTCCGCCGACCGAGATGTCGCGCATGGAGAAGGCGCTCCGAGCCCGGTTCGCGGAGCGGGTCAGGCGGGAGCTCGGTCTCTCGGACGCCCAACACGAAGAGCTGGAGGAAGTGGCTCGCGAGTACTGGTCGGCGCGCGCCGAGCTGGCGGAGCATATCCGGGAGAGTCGCGCACGGACGGAAGAGCAGGCCGCCGATCTCGAGGCGGACGAGGCGCTGACCCTTCTTGGAGAGCTAATCCGCCTGCGCATGGAGGAGATCGAGCTGATGAGGGCCGAACAGGAAAGGCTCCTCGAATTTCTGACACCGGTGCAGGTGCTGCGCCTGATGGTCCTCAGAGAAGAGCTCGGCGCCAGGATTCGCAGACTCGGAAGGCGAGAACCCGGAGAATCGCCTCGGACCGGAGAGTCGCACGAGCTGCCTGCGGGAATCGGTCGGCGCCCCGCGCATCGACCGACGCAGTCCGACCGGAGCGGCGCTCGTACCGACCTTCCGATTGACGAAACTGGCCGCTTAGGACAGGTTTAGGGCGCGACCTCTCCTTCATCGCGATCCCCTCGGCGTCCGGCCACCATGAAGCTTCACGTCAACACCCTCTTCTTCGCCGCCTACCGGGACCTCCTCGGTACCGAAAGGCTGGAAGTAGGATTGGAGGAAGGCGCGACCGTCGCCGATCTGGTCGCGTCGCTGCGGGGTAGGGGAAAGCCCTACAGCGCCCTCCCCTCTCGTCCCGCCGTCGCCGTGAACCTCGCTTACGCCGCTCCGGGTCAAGCGCTCGCGGACGGCGACGAGGTCGCATTCATTCCTCCAGTTGCCGGAGGATGACGCTCGCCGCCGGCCGGACCGCCTCAGAGGCGTCCTCCTTCGCCGAGGTCACCGACCTTCCCCTGGATCCCTCAGCGCTCCTCTCCCAGGTCGGATCGGACACCGACGGCGCCCGGATCCTTTTTGTGGGTGTGGTCCGAAACCACGCGGACGGACGGTCCGTCGACGGCGTGACCTACGAGGCCTACCGCGACATGGCGGAGCGCGTGCTACACGAGATCGTCTCCGAAACCGCTCGTGAGCTCGGTCGCGGTTGCGTCGCCGCGCAGCACAGGACCGGATCGCTTCGCGTAGGCGAGGCCAGCGTCGCCATCGCGGTCTCGTCTCCGCATCGGGCCGAGGCCTACCGTGCCTCCCGTCGAGTGATCGAAGAGATCAAGATCCGTCTGCCGATGTGGAAGCACGAGAGCTACGTGGACGGCTCCCGGGAGTGGGTGAGGGGCGAGCGGCCCGAAGCTCCGTCCTCCGCAGACGAGGTCGGCCCGTGAAGGATCGTTTCGGACGTCGCGTCGAATATCTCAGGATATCGGTCACCGACAAGTGCAACCTGCGCTGCGTCTACTGTATGCCCGAAGAGGGCCTGCCCTGGCTCAAGCGCGACGAGATACTCAGCTACGAGGAGATCTTCGAGATCGCCCGCGTCATGGCCGGCATGGGGCTTCGCCGTCTGCGGATCACCGGCGGAGAACCTCTGGTGCGCCGCGACCTGCCTCGCCTCGTCGCCGCACTCCGCCGAATTCCGGAGATCGACGACATCTCGCTCTCCACGAACGCGGTGTTGCTCGCGGACGTCGCCGACGAGCTGCGGAGCTCCGGCGTCCAGCGAGTCAACATTTCTCTCGACTCGCTTCGTCCCGAACGCGTGGACGCGATATCGCGACGGACCGGCTCCTGGCGGAAGATCATGAACGGGCTGAGGGCGGCGGAGGAGGTCGGCTTCAGCCCGATCAAGATCAACGTCGTGCTCATCAAAGGTCGGAACGACGACGAAATCGAGGACTTCGCCGAGATCACGCGGGAACGCCCCTGGCACGTCCGCTTCATCGAACTTATGCCCACTGGCGCCAACCTCGATCTGAGCGCCAACTCGTACGTCTCCTGCCGCGAGGCTCTGCGACGGGTGAGGGCGTTGGGCGAGATCGAACCCTCACCCGGTCCCAAGGGTAACGGTCCGGCCACCTACTTCCGCTTCCCCCGCGCACCGGGATCGGTCGGGGTCATCACCCCGATGAGCCACAACTACTGCGACCGCTGCAACCGCATGAGGCTCACCGCAGCGGGTCAGCTCCGCCCCTGCCTCTTCGGAGAGATCGAGACCAATCTGCGCGATCCGCTCCGGGCGGGGGAGGACATTCGACCCCTGATCGAGGACACCCTGCGCATCAAGCCCGAGCGCCACTACCTGATGCAGGGCAGCGCGGTCGGTTCGGGAGGGCTGGTGGCTCTCTCGCAGACCGGCGGATAATCCACTCCAACCCATCCGAACCCGCCAAATGGCAAGCAAGATTTCCGTAGTCGGCGCCGGCCACGTCGGCGCCACTTGCTCCCAGCTCATCGCTCTCAAGGAGCTGGCCCGCGAGGTGATCCTCATCGACATCGCCGACGGCATCCCGCAGGGCAAGGGGCTGGATCAGTGGGAGAGCGCTCCCGTCGAAGGCTTCGACACCCGAGTGACGGGTGCCAACGACTACTCGCTCGCCGCCGATTCCGAGGTCTTCGTGGTCACCGCCGGCATCGCCCGCAAGCCGGGCATGAGCCGGGACGACCTCCTCAGGACCAATGCGGGCGTTATCCGCTCGGTCACCTCGGAAATCCGCCGCGTCGCGCCCGAGTCCGTCATCGTGATGGTCACGAATCCGCTCGACGTCATGGCGCAGGTCGCGCTGGAAACCAGCGGCTTCCCCCGCGAGCGGGTGATCGGAATGGCCGGCGTGCTGGACACGGCGCGGTTCCGCTCCTTCATAGCTCTCGAACTCGACGTCTCGGTCGAAGACATCCAGGCGCTGGTGCTGGGAGGGCACGGCGACACGATGGTGCCGCTGGCCAGCTCGGTCTCGGTCGGCGGCGTTCCCCTTGCCCAACTGATGGACGCCGACACCATCGCCAGGCTGGTCGAACGCACGCGCAAGGGAGGCGGCGAGATTGTAGCCCACCTCAAGACCGGGAGCGCCTACTACGCGCCCGCGGCCGCGGCCGTGCAGATGGTGGAAGCCGTCGTGCGCGACAAGAAGCGGCTGCTGCCGTGCGCCGCCTGGCTCGAGGGCGAATACGGCATGGAAGGTCTCTACCTCGGCGTGCCCTGCATTCTGGGGGAGGGCGGGCTCCGGCGGGTCGTCGAAGCGGAGCTGACTGCGGAGGAGCGCGCGGCTCTCGCCGAGAGCGCGGAGCACGTCAGGGCGACGGTGGCGGCCCTGCGCCGCACCGAGGATGCCGAGTAAAGTGTCTACGCCCGCCTACCTCCTGCTGGAGGACGGGCGTCGCTTCGACGGACGAGCCCTCGGGGCGCTGGAAGCCTCGGAAAACGGGACGGAGGCGGTTCGCATCGCTCCCGGCGAGGTCATCTTCAACACCTGCATGACCGGATACCAGGAGGTGCTGACCGACCCTTCCTACACCGGCCAGCTCGTGGTCATGACCTACCCGCTGATCGGCAACTACGGCGTGAACGGCGATGACGCGGAGTCGAGTCGCGCCGCAGTCTCCGGTCTCATCGTTCGAGAGAGCTCCCGCCTCGCCTCGAACTGGCGCTCCCAGCGGACTCTCGACTCGTACCTGAAGGACGAGGGGGTCGCGGGGCTGACCGACGTCGACACCCGCGCGCTCACCCTCCACATCCGCTCGCGAGGGGCCATGCGCGGAGCCATCGCTTCGGCTTCGGTTCCCGAGCACGAGGCCATGGCGCACGTTCTCGCCACGCCGGTCATGGAGGGGCTCGACCTAGCCTGCGGGGTCTCCACCGAAGAGCCTTACCGCATGGCGCCCGACGCGGAAGCCTCGTATCGGGTCGTCGCCCTCGACTACGGAATGAAGCTCAACTCGGCACGGCTCCTCGTCGAACGGGACTGTTCGGTGTCGGTGGTGCCGGCCCGGAGCGGCGTCGAAGAGATACTTGAGATGGAACCCGACGGCGTGTTCTGCTCGAACGGCCCCGGCGACCCGGCGGCGGTGGAGGGTGCGGGCGAGACGATCCGCGCTCTCATCGAGCATGGAACGCCCACCCTGGGAATCTGCTTGGGCCACCAGTTGATCTGTTCGGCCTTCGGCGCCTCGACGTTCAAGATGCCGTTCGGCCACCACGGAGGAAACCATCCAGTGCGCAACCTCGAGCGCGACCACGTCGAGATCACCTCCCAGAACCACGGTTTCGCCGTGGCGTACGAAGGCGAATCGGTGCCCGGCGCTCCGGAGCTGCGGGTCACGCACGTCAATCTCTACGACCGGACGCTCGAGGGAGTGGCGCACCGGGAGCTGCCGCTGATTTCGGTGCAGTACCATCCCGAAGCCGCGCCCGGACCACGCGACAGCAGCTACCTCTTCGACGACTTCGTGGGGCTCATGGCGGCGCGAACCGGTCCCCGGCGGGCGGGGAGCGACCCGTCGACGGCCCTTGCCCATACCCCCTCTTCCGGCTAGTTTTTCGACGCTCGGAAGGAGTCCGACGGGGTTGAAGGGATTCGGACTCATCTTCGCCTCATCGCTCCTTCAACCTCGCCCGGATGCCGCGAGACTACCTCCCGGTTCTGATCCTCTTCGCCGTGTCGATGCTGAACGCGATCGGCATGGTCGCGGTCAGTCACCTCCTGAATCCGAAGAGGCATACCCCCCAGAAGCAAATGCCCTACGAGTCGGGCATGATCCCTCTCGGCAGCACGCGGCAACGCTTCTCGGTGAAGTTCTACATGGTGGCGATCTCGTTCATCGTCTTCGACCTGGAGACGATCTTTCTCTTGCCGTGGGCCGTCGAGATGCGGGACCTGGGTTGGGGACCGTTCATCGCGGTCCTCGTCTTCACAGCGGTGTTGGCGCTGGGTCTCGCCTATGAATGGCTCAAAGGAGGATTGGAGTGGGAGTGAACTTGCCGACCAGGGGCCCGTCCGAACCGGCATCCGCGGATGTAGAACCGCAGGGCTCGCCCGGTCTATTCGGTTTCGGGACGCCGACCTTTCTCACCTCGCGGGTCGACGCCATCGTCAACTGGGGTCGCCGGAACTCGTTGTGGCCCATGCCGTTCGGCACCGCCTGCTGCGCCATCGAGATGATGGCCTCGGCCGCCTCCAACTACGATCTCGCGCGTTTCGGCATGGAACGGATGTCGTTCACCCCCCGGCAGGCGGACGTGCTCATTTGCGCGGGGCGCGTACCGTATAAGCTCGCTCCGGTCCTGCGACGCATCTGGGATCAGATGCCGCAGCCCAAGTGGAGCGTCTCGATGGGGGCGTGCGCAAGCTCGGGCGGAGTCTTCGACGTCTACTCGATGGTGCAGGGAATCGACACCGTCATCCCGGTCGACGTCTACGTGCCCGGCTGTCCGCCGAGGCCCGAGGGGCTCATCTACGGCCTCATGATGATCCAGGAGAAGATCAGGCAGGAGAGCCTGACCAGGCACCGCGAGCACCGCCGGGAAAGCCCCTCCGAGGTAGCCCGGCCCAACGCCGACCCGCACGAGGTCGTGGGACTCACCGGGCCCTTCGGCAACTCCTCGCAGCAGGACGATCACTCCTCGGAGGCGATCGCCTCCGCCGGGTATCGACGGAGTGAGAGGACGTGACGCCACCGGTCGATTTCGGCGCCGTCGATCTCGGTCCTGCAGCAGCTGGCCGGGAGCCCGCCAGCGACCGAACGGGCGGGACGGTCGCCGACCATCCCCTCTTCCGCGGCCTGCGCGACCGGTTCGGAGAGGGAATCCGTTCGCACGCCGTGCACGCCGGCGACCAGTGCGTAGTCTGGATCGATCCCGCCCGCAACCTTGAGATCCTCGGCTGGCTCCGCGACGACCCCGACCATCTCTTCGACGCCATGATCGACGTCACCGCGGTGGATTACGGTGGCGGGCAACCGGTGAACGTCGTCTACCAGCTCTACTCGATCAGGCACCGTCACGCCCTGCGCCTGCGCTGCGAGCTGCCGCTCGAGGCTCTCGAAATCGACTCGACCACCGGGCTGTGGAGCTCAGCCAACTGGCTCGAACGCGAGGTCTTCGATCTCTTCGGCGTCACCTTCCGAGGCCACCCCGATCTGCGCCGGATCCTAATGCCGGACAACTACGCCGAAGGTCATCCGCTGCGAAAGGACTTCCCACTGCGCGGCCGATTCTCCCGCGCCGAGCAGACCCGGCGGGCCCTAGATCAGGACCTCGAAAACTTCTACATCCCGACCGATCTCGAAGCCGGCGGCGATCCGCAGCTCTCCGAGGATTCCGACTCCGGCGGAGGCGTCTGATGGCGGGAGCCCGAACCGTCGAGCTCAACATCGCCCCGGGACGCGAGATGGGCCCCGGCGGAAGCACGGTCGTCAGCCCGCTCGCTCCCTTCGACATTCCGGAGCCGGACGCCGGAACCGAGGGCATGCTCATCAACATCGGTCCCCAGCATCCCGCCACCCACGGGGTCCTGCGCCTGGTCTGCGAACTCGACGGCGAGACCGTCGTCCGGGTGACGCCGCATATCGGCTACCTCCACTCCTCCTTCGAGAAGCTGGGGGAGTACCGGACGTGGAACCAGATCGTGACCCTCACCGATCGCATGGACTACCTGGCGCCCCTCGTCTACAACTGCGCCTACGTGATGTCGGTCGAGAAGCTCATGGGCATCGAGGTGACCGAGCGATGCAAAGTGGTGCGGGTCATGCTGATGGAGCTCGATCGCATCTTCGGGCACCTGCTCTGGTTGGGCACCACCGCCATCGACGTGGGGGCTTTCACCCCGTTCCTCTACTGCTTCAAGGAACGGGAGCGCATCTACCAGCTTCACGAGGCCTACACCGGTGCCCGCATCACCACCTCGGCCACCCGGGTGGGCGGCATGATGGCCGACCTCCCCGAAGGTTGGACCGATCAGCTGCGCGACTTCGTCGACACCTTCCCCGACACCCTCGCCGACGTCGACAGGCTCCTGACCGCGAACCAGATCCACATCGGCAGGACGCAGGGCATCGGAACGATCGGCCCCGAGGAGGCCGTCGACGCGGGCTTCACCGGACCCAACCTGCGCGCGACCGGGGTCGACTACGACGTCCGCAAGGACCAGCCCTACTACGACTACGAGACCTACGACTTCGAGGTCCCCGTGGGCGAGCACGGCGACTGCTACGACCGCTACCTCTGCCGGCTGGAAGAGATGCGCCAGAGCGTCCTCATCCTCCGGCAGGCGCTCGACCGCCTTCCGGGCGGCCCAATCGACATCGACGACCCGTCCATCGTGCTGCCCTCCAAGACCGACGCCATGTCGGACATGGAGAGCATGATCCACCATTTCAAGCTCATCACCGAGGGCATTCCCGCCCCTGCGGGCGACTGCTACTTCCCCATCGAGGCTTCCAAGGGCGAACTCGGGATGTACCTCGTCGCCGAGGAAGGTGGAACGAAGCCGGTCCGCTGGCGGGTCCGGCCCCCGTCCTTCGTCAACCTCTCCGTGATACCGAAGCTCGCCGAGGGACACCTCGTCTCCGACCTGATCGTGATCAACGCTTCTCTCGACATCGTGCTGGGGGAGATAGACCGTTGACTAAAGCCCCGTTCGCGAACCCGGGATGGGCAGGAAACACCGGCGACTTCGAACTCACGGAATCCGAGATCAGAGG carries:
- a CDS encoding NADH-quinone oxidoreductase subunit B; this encodes MAQRRIGVGVNLPTRGPSEPASADVEPQGSPGLFGFGTPTFLTSRVDAIVNWGRRNSLWPMPFGTACCAIEMMASAASNYDLARFGMERMSFTPRQADVLICAGRVPYKLAPVLRRIWDQMPQPKWSVSMGACASSGGVFDVYSMVQGIDTVIPVDVYVPGCPPRPEGLIYGLMMIQEKIRQESLTRHREHRRESPSEVARPNADPHEVVGLTGPFGNSSQQDDHSSEAIASAGYRRSERT
- a CDS encoding ribonuclease HI — protein: MYIHVDESCLGNQFRDRARPGGAGGLVEAWHDGEWKRRDLWISEPDTTNNRMALRSAIETLGPLRGSRPALLITDSVYLAKGVKDWLPGWKRRGWRRKKGPIENLDLWRELDSILTLRRVGVQWVRGHDGHPENTYADLIATRAAAEQSSSGGLCESGFPEWLDGEREKGNFLDYREFLPPERRFSYDR
- the carA gene encoding glutamine-hydrolyzing carbamoyl-phosphate synthase small subunit, which codes for MPSKVSTPAYLLLEDGRRFDGRALGALEASENGTEAVRIAPGEVIFNTCMTGYQEVLTDPSYTGQLVVMTYPLIGNYGVNGDDAESSRAAVSGLIVRESSRLASNWRSQRTLDSYLKDEGVAGLTDVDTRALTLHIRSRGAMRGAIASASVPEHEAMAHVLATPVMEGLDLACGVSTEEPYRMAPDAEASYRVVALDYGMKLNSARLLVERDCSVSVVPARSGVEEILEMEPDGVFCSNGPGDPAAVEGAGETIRALIEHGTPTLGICLGHQLICSAFGASTFKMPFGHHGGNHPVRNLERDHVEITSQNHGFAVAYEGESVPGAPELRVTHVNLYDRTLEGVAHRELPLISVQYHPEAAPGPRDSSYLFDDFVGLMAARTGPRRAGSDPSTALAHTPSSG
- the moaA gene encoding GTP 3',8-cyclase MoaA, whose protein sequence is MKDRFGRRVEYLRISVTDKCNLRCVYCMPEEGLPWLKRDEILSYEEIFEIARVMAGMGLRRLRITGGEPLVRRDLPRLVAALRRIPEIDDISLSTNAVLLADVADELRSSGVQRVNISLDSLRPERVDAISRRTGSWRKIMNGLRAAEEVGFSPIKINVVLIKGRNDDEIEDFAEITRERPWHVRFIELMPTGANLDLSANSYVSCREALRRVRALGEIEPSPGPKGNGPATYFRFPRAPGSVGVITPMSHNYCDRCNRMRLTAAGQLRPCLFGEIETNLRDPLRAGEDIRPLIEDTLRIKPERHYLMQGSAVGSGGLVALSQTGG
- a CDS encoding NADH-quinone oxidoreductase subunit C, coding for MTPPVDFGAVDLGPAAAGREPASDRTGGTVADHPLFRGLRDRFGEGIRSHAVHAGDQCVVWIDPARNLEILGWLRDDPDHLFDAMIDVTAVDYGGGQPVNVVYQLYSIRHRHALRLRCELPLEALEIDSTTGLWSSANWLEREVFDLFGVTFRGHPDLRRILMPDNYAEGHPLRKDFPLRGRFSRAEQTRRALDQDLENFYIPTDLEAGGDPQLSEDSDSGGGV
- a CDS encoding MoaD/ThiS family protein yields the protein MKLHVNTLFFAAYRDLLGTERLEVGLEEGATVADLVASLRGRGKPYSALPSRPAVAVNLAYAAPGQALADGDEVAFIPPVAGG
- a CDS encoding integration host factor subunit beta; this encodes MIRADIVDEVKRLMGPVLSRRESSEIVQACLFSIKRALASGERVELRGFGVFEVVDRQPRTGRNPNTGEKVPVPATKVVRFRPSKDMRALVKELASEEQ
- a CDS encoding Spy/CpxP family protein refolding chaperone; this translates as MTRARLVPVPVAARLALLLLLPALGLPAEVEAQRRPTRGGPPTEMSRMEKALRARFAERVRRELGLSDAQHEELEEVAREYWSARAELAEHIRESRARTEEQAADLEADEALTLLGELIRLRMEEIELMRAEQERLLEFLTPVQVLRLMVLREELGARIRRLGRREPGESPRTGESHELPAGIGRRPAHRPTQSDRSGARTDLPIDETGRLGQV
- a CDS encoding RNA polymerase sigma factor, giving the protein MKDLPRPGVDPTDDDLVRESRAGNGSAFGLLVERHHGAAFSLAVSILRDHHRAEDAVQDAFVRAWRAISRFRGSSTFRTWLLVIVANTARAELGKVKAKREIAMDVIESTPSSEPDPERQAVVSSEAAKARTFLAALPEKQRIAVTLRVETGLSFREIGKIAGSSEGSARVNYFYGIRKLREAMAES
- a CDS encoding molybdenum cofactor biosynthesis protein MoaE, translating into MTLAAGRTASEASSFAEVTDLPLDPSALLSQVGSDTDGARILFVGVVRNHADGRSVDGVTYEAYRDMAERVLHEIVSETARELGRGCVAAQHRTGSLRVGEASVAIAVSSPHRAEAYRASRRVIEEIKIRLPMWKHESYVDGSREWVRGERPEAPSSADEVGP
- the ndhC gene encoding NADH-quinone oxidoreductase subunit A, whose translation is MPRDYLPVLILFAVSMLNAIGMVAVSHLLNPKRHTPQKQMPYESGMIPLGSTRQRFSVKFYMVAISFIVFDLETIFLLPWAVEMRDLGWGPFIAVLVFTAVLALGLAYEWLKGGLEWE
- the lipB gene encoding lipoyl(octanoyl) transferase LipB produces the protein MTERPPRPPLRTRRLGAVPYPEAVVLQEELVARRRAGEIADTLLLLEHPHVITLGSGGNPAHVLLDEGERKRRRIDLYRASRGGDVTYHGPGQLVAYPILDLKPDRKDLHRYLRDLEEALVRTAAAFGVNAHVRPGLTGVWTGRGKLAAIGVRVSSGWITSHGVALNVSTDASYFGAIIPCGIPDAVAVSLETELGREVTMESVQIAFAEEFAAVFGRRLRWT
- the nuoD gene encoding NADH dehydrogenase (quinone) subunit D, yielding MGPGGSTVVSPLAPFDIPEPDAGTEGMLINIGPQHPATHGVLRLVCELDGETVVRVTPHIGYLHSSFEKLGEYRTWNQIVTLTDRMDYLAPLVYNCAYVMSVEKLMGIEVTERCKVVRVMLMELDRIFGHLLWLGTTAIDVGAFTPFLYCFKERERIYQLHEAYTGARITTSATRVGGMMADLPEGWTDQLRDFVDTFPDTLADVDRLLTANQIHIGRTQGIGTIGPEEAVDAGFTGPNLRATGVDYDVRKDQPYYDYETYDFEVPVGEHGDCYDRYLCRLEEMRQSVLILRQALDRLPGGPIDIDDPSIVLPSKTDAMSDMESMIHHFKLITEGIPAPAGDCYFPIEASKGELGMYLVAEEGGTKPVRWRVRPPSFVNLSVIPKLAEGHLVSDLIVINASLDIVLGEIDR
- the mdh gene encoding malate dehydrogenase gives rise to the protein MASKISVVGAGHVGATCSQLIALKELAREVILIDIADGIPQGKGLDQWESAPVEGFDTRVTGANDYSLAADSEVFVVTAGIARKPGMSRDDLLRTNAGVIRSVTSEIRRVAPESVIVMVTNPLDVMAQVALETSGFPRERVIGMAGVLDTARFRSFIALELDVSVEDIQALVLGGHGDTMVPLASSVSVGGVPLAQLMDADTIARLVERTRKGGGEIVAHLKTGSAYYAPAAAAVQMVEAVVRDKKRLLPCAAWLEGEYGMEGLYLGVPCILGEGGLRRVVEAELTAEERAALAESAEHVRATVAALRRTEDAE
- a CDS encoding dCTP deaminase; the encoded protein is MPVRSDRWIRRMCEETRMIEPFVPHQVREGQISYGLSSFGYDVRVACEYKVFTNVHSHVVDPKDFNQGSFVDLEGDHCTIPPNSFALARTEEYFRIPRDVLVICVGKSTYARCGLIVNVTPLEPTWEGHLTLEISNTTPLPAKIYGGEGIAQLVFFAGDEEPEVAYSDRQGKYQKQRGVTLPRM